The Coregonus clupeaformis isolate EN_2021a unplaced genomic scaffold, ASM2061545v1 scaf0419, whole genome shotgun sequence genome contains the following window.
AGTAGTGGTCTCTGGTGCTGAACCTGTAGAGGGACGAGATCTTCTCCCAAGCCTGGTTAGGTGGGGTGGTGACAGGCTCTGGAGACATCTGCTGGAAGAAGCTCTTCAGGTTCCTCTCTGCAAGCTTTTCGGCGTGATCTGCCGTGTAGCTTTCCAGCAGGTCGCTCTCCCGCTGGGCATAGGCCCTCCAGAACTTCAGCTGCAGGGAGCTGACTGGGGAGTTACACCGGGCAACGCAGATCAGCAGGAGGTTGAAGACCATGATGGAGGCGATCAGTAGCCAACCCAGGACCTGAAATCAAAACCAATACATTCAACACAATATTCAACTATTCTGCTTAACCCCTTACCTGGAATGCCTGAGTTAATGTCACAGTTATAATTACCCACATACATTATACTGCTCAAACTCAAACCATATCTATAAAAATAGCAGGTAGCCGGGGAATGTATTTGGGCAGTATACTGTATAAGGAATGGTAGATTCATTTCAGAGGTGTTTTGGTCATCAATTAATCCATCACCTCTTTATACAATAGGAAGCAGTGTTTCCCTTAGGATTTTTTTCAGCAGCGGTGGCAAAGTTAGAATAGCGTGGTAGTGGGTGTGGCCAATGGTGCGATCTCCAACCATACATTTTAGAGGCCCTCCTCTTAGCCGCAGAGACACAATTTAGCAGTGGCGGCCCACCACTGCTAAATTAAAATATGGGAAACACTGTAAAGTTTTGTACATTAATGAGAACAAGTCTTACAGAAACTGAGTCAGACTGAAGAAGAACTGACATTTTACAACAATGGAATTCTTATAAGTAGCCTATGCTTTGGGGCACTTCTGCTTTGGGGCACTTCTGCTTTTGTTGCGATGCAACAAATGCCTTCAAAGCAAAAATGTGTACTTCATAATGTCAGAGGCTCAGTTTAAAATATAATACAACTCCCTTAGCTGTCAGAACACATCCAGTGGTGTCAATTACTGTTTACAGTCGAATCACCTACACTCCAACAGGCTGTGGACAAAAACAAGGATAGCCCACTAAAACATATAGAAGTGTGTAAAATGGGACAAAGAAGAAAGGATAAAAAAGTATAATTCAAACCATAACTTGGTTCTATTAGTGTGCATATTATCTCACCTGCGACTCAGCGCGGATGGTTGCCAGCACATCATCCCTTTCAGATTGTGGCACGTTGGTGGCCCTCCCGCAGGGGAATTTATAAAGTTCATCCAGGCACTGCGGACTCTTTCCATCGCAAAGGTGGTTTGTGAAAACCGTTACATTGACGCCAGTCATGGCGCATTCAAAGTAATTGCCATTGAGCAAAGCGACTGCAATCCAACTTACAGGTGCAACTACTGCTGTCGTGGTGATCTGAAAGAAGACCACCCCACAGGCGCAAAAATACTTAAAACTACAAAATGTGGATTTGCGTAAACACAAACCTGTAAACAATTTCCATGTTTTATTGCTCATGATGTAACCTAACACCAACAGTGCCAGAGCAGGCACTAAGAGAAACACCATGCCATATAAAAAGTTCCAGCCGCTGCAAGGACATTTGAACACCACCGACGAAAATATCTGTTCCCCGCCTGCAGTTAACAACGCAACTAAACCAAACCCGAGACTAGTCTGCTGATTCTGAACAATTTTAAGAACAGTTTTGAACTTATCCATCTTTCCAGACGCACAGGACTCACATGCACTTTTGCTAATAGCAAGTCATGGGAACCATATAAATAGAAGTGACAGCTATACTTTCTGTTCCCTTGTCTGGGTGCGCCTGTCCTCTCTGGTGCGCCTCCAACTCAGGGTGTTGTGAACATGAAGTCACTTCACTAGGCTACAGTTTATTTATGGACGATACAGTGAGGGGATTCTATTAATTCCCATGCCTGCCCCCGCAGAGTCGTCATGCGCCCCAAAAATCTGAAGTGGCACAATGTatgtgaggatggctggggggtggtcTGGAGGGGTGCTTGGGCCCCATCTGTAAATTGGAGAATccagcatttttcaaacacctgaaacagctttttctgCATATTTTAGGCATActtcttgagctgtctgtatcctcctgactggtggtaaaatatatatatataaaaaataaaaacatgcttctctgcatctctgctcacatctgggtaaaagatggaaaggaatgtgagtcttattcagtacatttagtaattgcttgcttttctaaagtctaccaaccttgccagcaggcatgccagctaagatagctactctaacttgattgatatccTGAAATgtcttcttggtagctagttatgaggttgggagattgggaacctatctgggttagcgaaagccaacttcataaaattgctaggtggctagtagttttacagagaaacaaaacaatatatatatatatgtgtgtgtgtgtgtgtgtgtgtgtgtgtgtgtgtgtgtgtgtgtgtgtgtgtgtgtgtgtgtgtgtgtgtgtgtgtgtttgtgtgtatatatatttaaacaggacaaatctgatgGCATGATGCCTCTGCTCCTGTCTTATCTTGGGTCCTGTGTGATCTTAGGTaggctccctctaattctcctctctctctctctctctctctctctctctctctctctctctctctctctctctctctctctctctcaattcaattcaattcaatttaagggcttcattggcatgggtaacgtatgttaacattgccaagcaagtgaagtagatagtaaacaaaagtgaaataaacaataaatattaacagtaaacattacactccaaaagaataaagacatttcaaatgtcatattttgtatatatacagtgttgtaacaatgtgcaaatagttaaagtacaaatgggaaaataaataaacataaatatgggttgtatttacaatggtgtttgttcttcactggttgctctctctctctctctctctctctctctctctctctctctctctctctctctctctctctctctctctctctctctctctctctctctctctctctccccttcaggAGGAACTAAGCCCTAGTACCATGCCTCAtgactacctggcctgacgactcctggctgtccctgtccccagtctacttggtcgtgctgctgatccagtttcttctgttttgcctgtggctatggaaccctgacctgttcaccggaagTGCTACCTTGGCctggacctgctgtttcgaccttctgtctctctctctctctctctctctctctctctctctctctctctctctctctctctctctctctctctctctctctctctctctctctctctctctctctctctctcgctctctctctctctctctctctctctctctctcgctctaccgcacctgctgtctcaacctctgaatgctcagctatgaaaagccaactgacatttactcctgaggtgtagtggagtaggggcctacgtggaactctattccacatcaggtaactgatgcaagcagtagaatcagatttaaaaaaaacagattaaaatacaccttatggaacagcggggactgtgaagcaacacaaacataggcacagacacatgcatacacatacatgataacatatgcactatacacacacttacatatggattttgtgttgtagataatgcgtttttccagcagcagactatgatcgataatgttaaaagccgcactgaagtctaacaaaacagcccccacaatatttgtattatcaatttctctctgccaatcatcagtaatttgtgtaagtgctgtgattgttgaatgtccttccctataagtgtgctgaaagtctgttgtcatctGTCTGTTGAAAGccttgtatctggtcaaacacaattttttccaaaacgttactaagggttggtaacaggctgattggttggctatttgagccagtaaagggagcTTTACTATtattaggtagcggaatgactttttcttccctccaggcctgagggcacacactttctagtaggcttaaattaaagatatggcaaataggagtggcaatatcgtccgctattaccCTCAGTAAttgtccatccaagttgtcagaccctggtggcttgttgatacacaacaatacttttttcacctattccacactcactttacggaattcaaaattacaattcttgtctttcataatttggtcagatatacttggatgtgtagtgtcagtgtttgttgatggcatgtcatgcctaaatttgctaatcctgccaatgaaaaaattattaaagtagttggcaatatcagtctgttttgtgatgaatgagccatctgattcaatgaatgatggagctgagtttgccttttttcccaaaatgtaattgaaggtgctccaaagctttttactatcattctttatgtcatttatctttgtttcatagtgtagtttcttcttctttttattcagtttagacaCATGATTTCTCATTTTGCAGTATGTTtgcaatcggttgtgcagccagacttatttgccatttattttgcctcatccctctcaaccataccatttttttttttttttttttttttttcggggggatggatcagcttaatattgcagatagattgtatcttctatcaatgtaattgtctgcatcacttccaatcccccatgttttttttattttttatatatacagtcatggccaaaattgttggcacccctgaaatttttccagaaaatgaagtatttctcacagaaaagtattgaaattacacatgttttgctatgcacatgtttatttcctttgtgtgtattggaataacacaaaaaaaaacaggaaaaaagcaaatttgacataatttcacacaaaactaaaaaaatggtccggacaaagttattggcaccctttcaaaattgtggataaataagtttgttccaagcatgtgatgctcctttaaactcacctggggcaagtaacaggtgtgggcaatctaaaaatcacacctgaaagcagataaaaaggagagaagttgactcagtctttgcattgtgtttctgtgtgtgccacactaagcatggagaacagaaagaggaaaagagaactgtctgaggacttgagaaccaaaattgtggaaaaatatcaacaatctcaaggttacaagtccatctccagagatctagatgttcctttgtccacagtgcgcaacatgatcaagaagtttgcaacccatggcactgtagctaatctcctggacgtggacggaagagaaaaattgatgaaaggttgcaacgcaggatagtccggatggtggataagcagccccaaacaagttccaaagaaattcaagctgtcctgcaggctcagggtgcatcagtgtcagcgcgaactatacgtcgaaatttgaatgaaatgaaacgctatggcaggagacccaggaggaccccactgctgacacagagacataaaaaagcaagactacagtttgccaaaatgtacatgagtaagccaaattccttctgggagaacgtcttatggacagatgagaccaagatagagctttttggtaaagcacatcgttctactgtttaccgaaaatgtaatgaagccttcaaagaaaagaacacagtacctacagtcaaatatggtggaggttcaaagatgttttggggttgttttgctgcctctggcactgggtgccttgactgtgtgcaaggcatcatgaaatctgaggattaccaaaggattttgggtcgcaatgtagggcccagtgtcagaaagctgggtttgcgtccgagatcatgggtcttccagcaggacaatgaccccaaacatacttcaaaaagcacccagaaatggatggcaacaaagcgctggagagttctgaagtggccagcaatgagtccagatcttaatcccattgaacacctgtggagagatcttaaaattgctgttgggaaaaggcacccatccaatatgagagacctggagcagtttgcaaaagaagagtggtccaaaattccgggtgagaggtgtaagaagcttattgatggttatagaaagcgactgatttcagttattttttccaaagggtgtgcaactaaatattaagttaagggtgccaatcattttgtccggcccattttttgagttttgtgtgaaattatgtcaaatttgcttttttcctgttttttttgtgttattccaatacacacaaaggaaataaacatgtgcatagcaaaacatgtgtaatttcaatacttttctgtgagaaatacttcattttctggaaaaatttcaggggtgccaacaattttggccatgactgtatatattcccctttattacttttcaaccccaccatcctttccctacttggagtaaattagtgaacaacaacgcccaggcctctacttccggtctatacttactatctacaccttatggacagagttaattttacaataattctatatctatatatatctatatatatatacacacatatatatatatatatacatatttatttatttttttgctcctgaacttcttctactctcaacctctccgatcattttcatgatgtccatccgggttgcttctaaatgccatatctttctaactgtgctctttcccaaaagctcccaacatacaacctatatacttattatggacacagtatgcttacattattagctatctttgttattatttgttgttatttgttattagtcccatccttcaactctattcaatacctcccatctatctcttaacaccatccatataggatttctatttgccatatatatttcaaccatactgtgatgttttacaaaagttctgaacctttctattctcattgcttctacagattgtgaattaaaaataaacatttttgctaaaagtattattatattattgattgattgactatgacttttcagatcacccagtaatgctatctgcaaggttagttccaggtaaatattgcaatcctttagccattcctggacctgtgtccaaaaacaagctacaaatggacagaaccaaaacaaatgatctaatgattctatctcttcacagcaaaatctgcagagctgggaagattgtatcccccatataaataacattctattggtagcaagaattttatataataatttaaattgaaagattctaatttttgaatccggtgtcgttttgtgtgtcagttcataaacactatgccatgggatcggtacgtcaaagatctcttcccaactattttgcaatctatatgggactgctgtcaatcctttggtccttaagtgaaactgatatacttttttatacacagttttccttaaccaattatgttctttaatgcaaggccgacagacaagttccttactttctcccccttcaactttcctcttccacttttgcggtaaggctgcaattatttggttgtaattttgggtagagcagacatttccatatgtttttattagctgcatgtgcgacataactccaccagtcctaccgatgatatcatttacgaagattataccttttttaaacattctgtcaataaataaaggttttttgtcaattagtatatttgaatttaaccacaatatttgttgcattatttgttctgtcgtttctggaggattaaattgaaattgcaaccaactttctatggcttgttttagaaatagtgacatttgggagattatttccttttcaaataactgaaagtgagaggttgtaatctgaataaagggaaaaaggcctttcttgaacagtgggtgagacaatcttactaatttgcttgagaaccagttcggatttaagtataacttttggatgactgaagattttagtgataggtctaatgctttaatatttaataatttctgtcctccgaattcatattcattatataaatatgctcttttaattttgtctggcttgccgttccaaataaaattgaatatttttttctcatataatttaaaaaactgtttgctaggcgtaggcaagaccataagcaaataggtaaactgggataatactaaagagttaatcagggtgatttttttgacaggtattttcctttccatggtagtaagatcttatctatttttgctaactttctattaaaatttattgaagtgagatcatttatttcctttgggatatgtattccgagtatatccacatcaccatcagaccattttattggtaaactacatggtaatgtaaaaattgtattttttagtgatccaatacgtaatatagtacatttgtcataatttggttttaatccagagaggttagaaaatgtatctagatcctctatgaggctgtggagggattctagttgtggatctaaaagaaaacatgaatcatctgcgtacaatgacacctttgtttttaagccctgtatttctaatcctctgatattattattggatctgattttaatagctaacatctcgatggccacaataaatagatatgccgatagtggacaaccttgtttcactcctcttgacagtttgaaactttctgagaaatagccattatttactattttacacctagggttactatacatgattttgacccattttataagagattctccaaaattgaaatgctccaggcatttatatatgaattccagtcgaactttatcaaatgccttttcgaagtctgctatgaatagcaggcctggtttcccatattttccatagtgttctattgtttccaatacttgccttatattgtctccaatgtatcttccatgtaaaaaacctgtctgattagaatgaataatatccgacaatacctttttaattctatgcgctatacattttgctaggatttttgcatcacaacactgaagtgtaaggggcctccaattttgtaaatggactggatctttatattttccacttgtatcctgtttcagtaataatgagatcagaccttcttcttgagtgtcagataatctaccatttacataggagtggttaaaacatgctaataacggtcctcttagtatttcaaaaaaggtttggtatacctcgattggtatgccatccaaccctggagttttcccggacttaaagtctttaattgcatccagaagttcctcctctgtaatttcaccttcacatttgtctttctgtgtggctgttaatttgacattatcaataggaaagaaatctctacaattagcttcagttagaggagatggaggcgactgaaaagaaaacatatgcttaaaatactttgtttcttccttcaaaatatcattaggtgaattatgggtgactccgtcaattgtaaccagtttcattacgttctttttggtagcattcctatgttgaagattaaaaaagaattttgtgcatttttccccatattccatccagtttgctttgtttttataatatattacacttgatctttcttgaataagtttttccatttctttttgtttttcctctaatttattctgagcctctatgttacagtttttattgccatctatctgttctgttagactttctatttcctttcttagtataaactcttttgacctaaattgcttttgttttcgagatgagtactgaattgcatggcctctaaaggcacatttaaaggtgtcccatacaataaggggattcgctgtacctaagttatgttggaaaaagtcagttataaattcctttgttctaattataaataaattatcatctaataggctttgattaaatttccaatatcctcgcccacgtggaaattcagtcagagtaatgtatatgcctattatatgatggtctgaccgcattctgtcccctatcaacacttttttttacttttggtgccaacgagaatgagataagaaagaagtcaagacgactagcttgattcagtctccgccatgtatatctcactagatcagcatatttaagcctccatatatctactagttctaatgtatccatgacattcacaatttccttaagagcatgtgggtgattgtttgtggtgtgatttccttttcggtccattgagctatttaaaacagtattataatcccccaccataataatattgtcttgagttgcttgcaggcttgataatttattatatatattgtcaaagaattgtggatcatcattatttggtccgtaaaggttaatgagccatatctgtttattgtccaataccatatttaaaataatccatctaccttgcgtatctatttggacaatttgcacattcggatcgaaattactattaattaatatcatcaccccttttgaatttctttgcccatgggaaaagtatatttccccccccccattcttttttccacgctacttcatctcgaattgttgaatgagtttcctgtatacaatagatattatattccttctctttgagccatgtaaatattgttcttcttttgttattatcagctaagccattacaattataactggctatacttatttcaccatacaccataatgagatacaagtttcaagtctatttatcattatatatgtttgtaaatttaccaataaaaaattgcgtaatgattgagtgtccatatagctgtaccgtgatatttgcattgctacggagtaacccttcaattgttctccactaattcccccgctaaagcccctccccatcccaagttgagccgtcatcccagtgatcagcatcccccccacgtccctccgtatccctaaggccctgagaggccaggacccatccatcgaaaacagcacacagtgccacccacaaaacagaagcaggttaaccgccaaaagtatttccaatgctttcacctctatatatatatatctatataactattatttttttatttattatgcatatcctattttccatcattatcaattaatatgcgtaataatgtcggcagttcacgcataggattctaacatataaccaggattgccattgtattacatttaattcattgacaagcaattattatcctagcaaataattcccgcggtccatcccataccccccaacatccccccccccacaacagatgccagaccagcacacacgcacatactcacatactccaacacactcaacccccctcctccacaatccaccataaaatccaatactcaacggctgttatatcccagagcccaactcgagaaataccTTACATACAATTACCATACAATTTTTTAATTCCaaatcaatccatggggatttaactGTTTTACAgccattttcttaatgggtgcatgcttattagtaactgggataagctgtttggacagtcagtattccaaaacggatttgaaaaatggaactgatttgagcattaaggcctgcgtgtgaacaaggctttataatctccacccggcacagccagaaaagGACTGGCCAGCCTTCAGAGTCTGGTTCCGCTCTAGGTTTCtttctaggtttctgcctttctagggagtttttcctagccacgtgcttctacatctgcattgcttgctctttggggttttatgctgggtttctgtataagcactttgtgacaactgctgatgtaaaaagggctttataaatacatttcattgattgattgattgcataTGCGCAGTTTGccgcgagacgaccgttagacacGATGACGTGTTTATGCGCATGAGTTTAGCTAGCCAACATTGCCTACAAGCGTGATCGGGGacttctattggagaagcagtttctgcctatcttcatgCTGTACTGTCTTTGGAAATGGCCTGAATTGCGCAGCgttcatagagatagatagaggactcatcaaaAAAAGGAATATCTCTagcagacagattttgatggggatgtttttattatgctaattcgattcCCGCGGTGGCGTGGACATCAACTAAAGGGGGTTTAACATAGAAGTCAACCTATGTCCTGTACTTTCAAAATGATTACATTTATAAAGTTTATTTTCGATTTCTACTTCAAATGGAACAGACTTTGTTAATAACATGTATTAAATCATATAAAACacggcaacagtaaacatgttgtCCCCCACAAATGATGCGGTGCCCCCCCATTTGGCCAATTAGTGACAACAATTCAAGCTTAAACGGGACAGGAGATATGCTTGTTCAAAGTTTGGAATTGCAGTTGATTACTATAGTGCCTTGGGCCTATCAGTGTAATGTTGTAAATGCCAGATctgtcacgcctgctcccgctccccctccgTGGGGCTCGAGGGCGCCATGCTggccatcattacgcacacctgtcaccatcattacacacacctgtcaccatcattacacacacctgtcaccatcattacacacacctgtcactatcattacgcacacctgtcaccatcattacacacacctgtcaccatcattacacacacctgtcaccatcattacacacacctgtcac
Protein-coding sequences here:
- the LOC121566490 gene encoding calcium homeostasis modulator protein 6-like, with the protein product MDKFKTVLKIVQNQQTSLGFGLVALLTAGGEQIFSSVVFKCPCSGWNFLYGMVFLLVPALALLVLGYIMSNKTWKLFTGLCLRKSTFCSFKYFCACGVVFFQITTTAVVAPVSWIAVALLNGNYFECAMTGVNVTVFTNHLCDGKSPQCLDELYKFPCGRATNVPQSERDDVLATIRAESQVLGWLLIASIMVFNLLLICVARCNSPVSSLQLKFWRAYAQRESDLLESYTADHAEKLAERNLKSFFQQMSPEPVTTPPNQAWEKISSLYRFSTRDHYYSILHKYVETCHDPAEARDHRMSSVRSDGPDTANLAVLAFVDEGKMML